The Biomphalaria glabrata chromosome 13, xgBioGlab47.1, whole genome shotgun sequence sequence TGATTTATACTGTAAGAGTTATTTATATATTCCACCTGCCGTTTGACTTAAAATATGGGAaagaatataaaatttataatataatgtataaaaaattaaaattctttAATATATTTGTTACCTAGGGCATCAAATGATTATGCTGACGTTACACCTGATTTACCTTTATCATCTGATCCTTTGGTTCTTCCAGTTGCTTCATTATATAACCTAGGTAAGATTACtcaaaatgttgtaaaatgttttacatgttttggatgctcCTTCAGGGTTGAAGAAAATCTACTTCCTAGCCGAAATCTCCCACAGGACAACAGGGGATGGCAGGGCAGGCTATGAACCCAGGGTAATCGATATGACAGTCCAGCGCCTATACCACACATCCAGGCAGCAATCCATACTCATTtttgttatactttttttttttttctgatcatTAGTTATGTGGAATTTTGCTAAATTTATATGTTACACAAGAATGAACAATTTTAGGTGACATGGGTACTAGACCTTGACAACTTTTACAACCCTTTTCTTGTGCTAATTTCTTCAACTGTAActaaaactgtttgcattcattgacattttttttagtattcaaTGATTTCATCAAATATCTGaaaatgattctttttttgGGGCGGCCAGGTAACACATGTTTTATGAATAGTATCTTACAAGTACTACGGTTCACCCCCGACTTCCTGGATGGCATagaaaaattaaagatgaacaTTGATGAGGAGCAAGAAGAAGAGGTAGACATTATGATAGCTAGTCTTGGTTTCAAAAAggcattttaatttttctttaaaaaaaaattaaataaaaacaataaaacttcTTCTTTGCTATCATGTATTATAAGTAGGCAAACTCAATACATTTTCAATTAAGTTAATATAAATTGAATATCTTCAAGTATATCCTGCATTAGAATAAAGGCTCAATTGTATGATTTAGAAGTAAATATCTTTGTTAAGTTAAATGCTTATTTGACTTAGTATCCAGATTTGTGCTTTGTGAAGTGTTCATTAAGAGTCGAGCTTGAGCTCTATTATGATCCTTGACCAACAATGATTTTATCCAGAAACCAGgaataaatatttgttgaatGACTGTATTAAATTCAAATacttgtatacatttttttttcagtcaacCAATGATGTTCATCTTGCATGGCAAGTGGTTAAAAATACTCACCAGGTTAGTTTTCATCCTTGTCTTAACATTTACTACAATGATACCTTAAAAtatcatattaaaaaaatgtttaatttaattctaCAAAATGACCTAATACACTTTTGCTAATCTTAAATTCTGTAGACCACAAACTGTATTTAGTTAACTAAAAGATTATtttgcattgattttttttttttatttttttttttttgtattttatgaaaagtCATGGCCCAAATGTCCTGTATTTTTACTTTGGTTCAGCAGGTTTcccatatattttttatatgtatcttATTTTTTGTATACAGTGGTTTAGCATTGCAGCAGTTTATCATTTTATTTGACTAAAAAATGAATTAGAATTGAAGTTAGTTTTGTTGTATCTCATCAGCTGTTCAGTGACATGGAGAAACAGGAGAGGGATTACAGAAAAGTAGCAACAAGTGATGCCTCCAGCATGGCAGTTAGACCGACTACACTTCTGGACAACATAAGGTAATGCCAACAATGAGCTTGCAACACGATATCATTTGTTCCTCAAAGTGCATTGacacaaatgttaaatcatttttaaaaaaaaaatagggaacttctgatttttatttctttttcctaTATCTGTAACGTCTATTAAACATTGTCAGTTGCGAACAATAATTTAGGGACATttgaaaaaaagggaaaagaaagcttaattttgtcttcaaCACACCGAAATTCTTAGTTGTGCAAGTTATTTTATTGTAAGGTTTCTGTGAAGATCATTTTTaacttctgagtatttagttaGTCTGAAGGGAATGGTTTATAGTTATTGTTATAGTTTTAATGCACGTTTTGGGATTTCACTAACAATATGGAGTTAGAGGCCTGCGATAATGGCAGTAAATGATTTTGTCACTCTAATCTGAattgaaatatattaattatctaggttcttatatttttttgttgatggtcatgaaataattttttaaactctaaCCTGGAGAGCCTGTATTGGAGGGGGTGCTAAAAAATGCCAAAAACTCTTTTTATAAAGAGAACATAGTTTTGTGGATGTTAGTGAAATGAGAGAGAGGGCAGggaataaataaagttttatgcATGGAATGTTAGAAGATAAAAGGCATGGTAACAATGTAAAGTAAAgatcccctttcaggccttgtgatctatggggtagatgatgttaaggttatttGGCTGATAGTTAACCTGAgtagtgtcatgtggccagcacaactgccaactgcctttactttccccaactaatgtcagatacccaatagacttgggtggactcaggagcatCCTAAAAAttcttcacagagatttgaactTGAAatccctcagttcagaagctaagtactttaccactcagccatcatgCCCGTTGGGTAACATGATGAGGATAAAGATTTCAACTGTGTATgttagaaataaatttatatttgttattttcatagtaataaaaaatagtttaaataaaattatttttttgttttgttatcatGCCGAAgataaaaattacttaaaattaacataaatgCCTAGGTCAACACATGGATATATgccaaaaaaaattgtaaaaaaaataatttttttaaatatttgaaatagatGCCCATGTttgtttaactatttttttaattactttgatGCATTGTTGATTAATTTTCTCCAGAGAACTAAATCCTATGTTTGAGGGTCACTATCAGCATGATGCCCAAGAATTGTTGCGCTGTCTGCTGTGTTTCATTGAAGATGCTCACAAAGGTCTGCATGCAGTCtgggagagaaataaaaaacctCAACTAAAGGATGAAGTGGAGGAAAAAGGGGACATGAAAGAAGAGCTGCTCGGCACTGACCCAACACGACAAACATACACAGCTGCTAATGTTAAAACACAAACAGAGAGCAAGCTGGTTTTAAAAGGCGGAAGCACTGAAAGTCTGAATGCTGTAAAGACAAGTTCTCAGAGCAGGAAACCAGAGGAGAGCACTTCACGAAAATTTATGGATGCATATTTTGGTGTGAGCAAGACAGATTCCATTAGTTCATCTAGCATCTGCATATCTGAGAATGCTAATAGTGTGGAATCAGTAGAAACAGTTCAAGAAAACAACACCACCACTAAATCATCCTCCAGTAAGAAACGTAAAAGAGGTAGGCCCAgaacaaaatcaaatcaaaagacATCTGGTTCTGACCAATGTACTCCAGCAAAGTGTGACAATAGCACAACCCTTAATCTAGATTCTGAGAATGAGGTAAAGCAGCAAGTTTGTGAGAGTCAAATAATAGCTCAAGTTGCAGGCATCAGGAAGCACCAATCCAGTGCAAGCAAAATGAAAGAAGTGTCCAACAACAAAAATCAGCCTAGCATAATATCTATGTTTTCAGAAAGCAGTCGAAAATATTCTGGTTCTCCCATCACGGACCATCAAAAGAAGTCTGAGGTTTTAACTAATGCTGTTAGCCTCAAAGCATCACATGCTTTTCCCTTGAAAAGCTTTGTCCGAAAGGATACTGATAAGGATGAAGTCATTCCAACTAATGATAGCATTGATCTATTTCACAGCAAGTCTAGTACATTTGTGAAAAATGAAGATATAAAGATTTTACAAAGTCCTGGTAAAAATGTTTCCAGTCCTGCAAAATTATTAATTGGTTCTACCAATTGGGTCCAAGGGGTGGAATGTGTTGATGCCATCTCTGATCTTCAGGACATTGGCCAGAAGTATGCCAACTCTactgttaaaaaatattatcctTCCCTGTCAGAGTCTCCATCTAAGCTCTCATCTCCTCAGTCTCATAATGTTTTCCCCCCTGGCCGTACACAACTCATTGTAACTAGTCCAGAATTTAAAACCAGAGGAGATGGTGGCAATTGCTCACATTTATCAACGGCTGAAATGGATGCTCATGTACTTCTGCACTCACCTTTCAAACCTGAAACAGAAGACGGCAAACTGATGGACAAACCTGCTCGGGATCAAAAAACTTACATTAGAAAACTATTTTCTGCCTGTACCTCTGAAGGTTCTCAACAACCTCTGGCTACATCAACTGATTCACTCAACATTGCTAGCAGTTCTTCTGCAAGGAAATGCCATTCCCTACCTCCTTCCCCTGTTTTCACCTCATCTGCTCAACCTTTGCTTCAGCCCGCATCACACGCCTTCCAAACAAAGGAACTTAAGATGCAGCTGAAAAAATGTGACTGGCTAGGTGTTAGTCCTGTGAAATCTGTCAGTGCCAGATTGGCTCTCTCAGCTCTGGCTAAAGGCAACCATCTTCACAGTAAAGTAAAACTTGAATTCGGTGAACACTTAGAGCCTGAAATTGTAACCAAACCACCTGC is a genomic window containing:
- the LOC106062937 gene encoding uncharacterized protein LOC106062937 — its product is MGVPDEVDSPVRKRPKLSLRTSRKSEPPESLSSSNEPLLNNLTNSQPSNGIVKASNDYADVTPDLPLSSDPLVLPVASLYNLGNTCFMNSILQVLRFTPDFLDGIEKLKMNIDEEQEEESTNDVHLAWQVVKNTHQLFSDMEKQERDYRKVATSDASSMAVRPTTLLDNIRELNPMFEGHYQHDAQELLRCLLCFIEDAHKGLHAVWERNKKPQLKDEVEEKGDMKEELLGTDPTRQTYTAANVKTQTESKLVLKGGSTESLNAVKTSSQSRKPEESTSRKFMDAYFGVSKTDSISSSSICISENANSVESVETVQENNTTTKSSSSKKRKRGRPRTKSNQKTSGSDQCTPAKCDNSTTLNLDSENEVKQQVCESQIIAQVAGIRKHQSSASKMKEVSNNKNQPSIISMFSESSRKYSGSPITDHQKKSEVLTNAVSLKASHAFPLKSFVRKDTDKDEVIPTNDSIDLFHSKSSTFVKNEDIKILQSPGKNVSSPAKLLIGSTNWVQGVECVDAISDLQDIGQKYANSTVKKYYPSLSESPSKLSSPQSHNVFPPGRTQLIVTSPEFKTRGDGGNCSHLSTAEMDAHVLLHSPFKPETEDGKLMDKPARDQKTYIRKLFSACTSEGSQQPLATSTDSLNIASSSSARKCHSLPPSPVFTSSAQPLLQPASHAFQTKELKMQLKKCDWLGVSPVKSVSARLALSALAKGNHLHSKVKLEFGEHLEPEIVTKPPASVLSTPVSSCHKAITPAVRRSERKKRPTSKLMSSFQSKRSSITEGVKLKPLCITLDNCDWLLAGSTNQAVNVNQALFKLKDMGDISYRLLPRDTSIYLDSEAKREKKVLQYSGTLVEYLFGGTMMHRTRCLECEVSRERQEVFMDISVPIRSLQPQDSDSSDEDDNLANKDSCLDKLMLAFSNVERLTDNNKYFCEECLRHVEAERSCHYTTLPNVLTLHLKRFGSNTGLLGGVSKLNDRVIISQHLPCLKYMCKPNCQDPSHRYSLYAIVTHSGNLLRGHYRAYVKVQECVNPAVFANLGSMDYHSHSDSPRLKTPSMKVMTADGDYVKKTLDNQTDNNRDSYRRDNSPEGSPSPKCYWLECDDECMRVMREKEFMEKLEGVEGRALMGTPYILFYHSLDLV